A region from the Flavobacterium enshiense genome encodes:
- a CDS encoding DUF6261 family protein: protein MINSITLNSLRNAEFIQFCKDFTSIVANSSLTVHSLQIQHDTMVRKISEMETMFKNTTPSPITPELEELDWCRNKNIMGIFGIVNAYTCHFDPTYSYAATLLQNNIKLYGSDITRETYQSETAIISNIISDWETKPELTSAIGTLNLGQWVIELKKVNQTFRDTYHRYTQEFTNNSPGTFKSKRNEMVSIYHDLCKYLSAFSVVQPISWGANTIHEVNTLINQYNQVIVGRTTSVKTEKTVPVSSN, encoded by the coding sequence ATGATAAATTCTATTACACTTAACAGTTTGAGAAACGCTGAATTCATCCAATTCTGCAAAGATTTTACTTCTATTGTTGCAAACAGCAGCCTTACCGTTCACTCCCTACAAATACAGCATGACACCATGGTCAGAAAAATCTCTGAAATGGAAACAATGTTTAAAAACACCACGCCAAGCCCTATCACTCCAGAGTTAGAAGAATTGGATTGGTGCAGAAACAAAAACATTATGGGAATATTTGGCATCGTTAACGCTTACACTTGCCATTTCGACCCTACTTACAGCTATGCTGCCACTTTGCTACAGAACAACATCAAACTGTATGGTTCAGATATCACGAGAGAGACTTATCAGTCGGAAACTGCTATAATCAGTAATATTATTTCGGATTGGGAAACAAAACCTGAATTGACATCAGCCATCGGCACCCTGAATTTGGGTCAGTGGGTCATCGAATTAAAAAAAGTCAATCAAACTTTCCGTGACACTTATCACAGATACACTCAGGAGTTTACCAACAATTCACCTGGAACTTTTAAAAGCAAACGCAACGAAATGGTTTCTATTTACCATGATCTTTGCAAATATCTGTCTGCTTTTTCAGTAGTACAACCAATATCATGGGGTGCTAACACAATTCATGAAGTTAACACGTTGATTAATCAATACAACCAAGTTATCGTCGGGCGTACAACTTCAGTAAAAACAGAAAAAACTGTTCCTGTTAGTTCAAATTAA
- a CDS encoding S46 family peptidase, which yields MKKLLLSLIVGIMLVPASVKADEGMWFLMFIERLNHRDMQKMGLQLTAEEIYSINHHSLKDAIVQFNGGCTAEIISKDGLVLTNHHCGYDAITELSTAEKNHLKNGFWANSRAEELKPSSLYVRFFVRMDDCSKRILSVVNDQMTEAEREKAINAEIAKIEKENNEGGKYTVSVRSFFQGNEFYYFVYQDYKDVRLVGTPPESLGKFGGDTDNWEWPRHTADFSMFRVYGDANGNPAEYSQKNVPIKPKHYLPVNIGGVKENDFAMILGYPGRTNRWMPAAGIEQNVKYAYPAWVEGSKTGMDNMKKYMDQSDALNLVYASKYAGVANYWKNRQGMIDALSKFGTAKTKAAQEAKFDKWANKPENKAKYGNVVTTINNYYKLTNEKSRHDNYLMTLFRTSSFATISRGLGKQLENYAKADAAKRAQMAPAILEMTDEMFKEAHVPAEKDIMAAQLKLYATKSTGYAIAPAVAELGKANNNDFSKYVNAAFDLSILSSKDRIKAFLDAPSEGLITNDPLMKLSNDLMTHYNAKSDEVAKAQNDFGAAYRKLVEGLRVSNIGTIKYPDANSTLRLTYGKVRSLPADKRNDATVNNYTTLTGQVKKYKKGDKEFDLPAKVLEMNKNKDFGRYADKDGSLHVNFLTDNDITGGNSGSPVLNGKGELIGLAFDGNIEAMAGDVIFDTKLQRTINCDIRYVLWVIENFSGAKHIVDEMTIIK from the coding sequence ATGAAAAAATTACTTTTATCCTTAATCGTAGGGATTATGCTTGTTCCGGCAAGCGTAAAAGCCGATGAAGGAATGTGGTTTTTGATGTTCATTGAGCGTTTGAACCACCGAGATATGCAAAAAATGGGATTGCAGCTTACTGCTGAAGAAATCTACAGCATTAACCATCACAGTTTAAAAGACGCTATCGTTCAGTTTAACGGAGGGTGTACAGCTGAGATTATCTCTAAAGACGGATTAGTATTAACTAACCATCACTGTGGGTACGATGCGATTACTGAATTATCTACAGCAGAAAAAAATCATCTTAAAAACGGTTTCTGGGCAAACTCCAGAGCTGAAGAATTAAAACCGTCAAGCTTATACGTTCGTTTCTTCGTTCGTATGGATGACTGTTCGAAAAGAATTTTGTCAGTTGTAAACGATCAAATGACAGAAGCTGAGCGTGAAAAAGCAATCAATGCTGAAATCGCTAAAATCGAAAAAGAAAACAACGAAGGCGGAAAATATACTGTTTCTGTTCGTTCTTTCTTCCAAGGAAATGAGTTCTACTACTTCGTTTACCAAGATTATAAAGACGTTCGTTTAGTAGGTACACCACCAGAAAGCTTAGGTAAATTTGGTGGAGATACTGACAACTGGGAGTGGCCTCGTCACACTGCAGATTTCTCAATGTTCCGTGTTTACGGAGATGCTAACGGAAATCCTGCTGAGTATTCTCAAAAAAACGTGCCGATTAAGCCTAAACATTACTTACCGGTAAACATCGGTGGTGTTAAAGAAAACGATTTCGCAATGATCTTAGGATATCCTGGTAGAACTAACCGTTGGATGCCTGCTGCTGGAATCGAGCAAAACGTAAAATATGCTTATCCTGCTTGGGTTGAAGGTTCTAAAACCGGTATGGATAACATGAAAAAATACATGGATCAGAGCGATGCTTTGAACCTAGTATATGCTTCAAAATATGCTGGTGTAGCTAACTACTGGAAAAACCGTCAGGGAATGATTGACGCGTTAAGTAAATTCGGTACTGCTAAAACTAAAGCAGCTCAAGAGGCTAAATTCGACAAATGGGCTAACAAGCCTGAGAATAAAGCAAAATACGGAAACGTAGTAACTACAATCAACAACTATTACAAGTTGACAAACGAAAAGTCACGTCATGACAACTACTTAATGACGCTTTTCAGAACAAGTTCTTTCGCAACAATTTCAAGAGGTTTAGGAAAACAGTTGGAAAACTATGCTAAGGCTGATGCTGCTAAACGTGCGCAAATGGCTCCGGCTATCCTTGAAATGACTGACGAAATGTTCAAAGAAGCTCACGTTCCTGCTGAAAAAGATATCATGGCTGCACAATTGAAATTGTATGCTACGAAATCTACAGGATATGCAATTGCACCAGCTGTGGCTGAATTAGGAAAAGCAAACAACAACGATTTCTCTAAATACGTTAATGCTGCTTTCGATTTAAGTATCTTATCTTCTAAAGACAGAATCAAAGCGTTTTTAGATGCTCCAAGCGAAGGATTGATTACAAACGATCCATTGATGAAATTGTCTAACGATTTGATGACGCACTACAACGCTAAATCAGACGAAGTTGCAAAAGCACAAAACGATTTCGGTGCGGCTTACCGTAAATTGGTAGAAGGTTTACGTGTGTCTAACATAGGAACAATCAAATATCCGGATGCAAACTCAACATTGCGTTTAACTTACGGAAAAGTTCGTTCTTTACCGGCTGACAAACGTAACGATGCAACTGTAAACAACTATACTACTTTAACAGGTCAGGTAAAAAAATACAAAAAAGGCGACAAAGAGTTCGACTTGCCTGCGAAAGTATTGGAAATGAACAAAAACAAAGATTTCGGTCGTTATGCAGACAAAGACGGTTCATTACACGTGAACTTCTTGACTGACAACGATATTACAGGTGGTAACTCTGGTTCTCCTGTATTGAACGGAAAAGGTGAGTTGATCGGTCTTGCTTTCGACGGTAACATCGAAGCTATGGCTGGTGACGTAATCTTTGACACTAAATTACAAAGAACAATCAACTGTGACATTCGTTACGTATTGTGGGTAATTGAGAACTTCTCAGGAGCTAAACACATCGTGGACGAAATGACAATCATTAAATAA
- a CDS encoding tetratricopeptide repeat protein, which produces MRQIFFFLFFPLLLSAQSDFDKGKTFFEEKKYTLAKLLFENYARQKGADPKATEYLGDIAAHQNQWDAAIGYYKKLKTQFPKNADYHYKFGGALGMKAKESNKIKAFGMIDEIKKAFETAARLDSKHVDTRWALVVFYIELPGIVGGSEAKAQKYAGELQQLSKVDGYLAKGYIDVYFKRYVRAEANLKKAHEIGHSKTTFEKLYDLYLNKLKDVEKAKKLKGGVNT; this is translated from the coding sequence ATGAGGCAAATTTTTTTCTTTTTATTTTTTCCGCTGCTCCTCAGTGCACAATCAGATTTCGATAAAGGCAAAACGTTTTTCGAAGAAAAGAAATACACTCTGGCGAAACTCTTATTTGAAAATTATGCTCGGCAAAAAGGAGCTGACCCCAAAGCGACTGAATATCTTGGCGATATTGCAGCGCATCAGAATCAATGGGATGCAGCCATTGGGTACTATAAAAAATTAAAAACCCAGTTCCCCAAAAATGCTGATTATCATTATAAATTCGGAGGGGCTTTGGGAATGAAAGCCAAAGAATCCAATAAAATTAAGGCATTCGGAATGATCGATGAAATTAAAAAAGCTTTCGAAACTGCTGCTCGATTGGACTCAAAGCATGTCGATACCAGATGGGCATTAGTAGTTTTTTATATTGAATTACCTGGAATTGTTGGTGGCAGTGAAGCTAAGGCACAGAAGTATGCCGGTGAATTGCAGCAACTTTCCAAAGTGGACGGTTATTTGGCTAAAGGGTATATCGATGTCTATTTCAAGCGGTACGTCAGAGCAGAAGCCAATCTGAAAAAGGCACATGAAATTGGGCATTCCAAAACCACTTTTGAAAAACTATATGACTTATATTTGAACAAATTAAAAGATGTTGAAAAAGCTAAAAAATTAAAAGGCGGAGTCAACACATAA
- a CDS encoding UDP-N-acetylmuramate--L-alanine ligase → MRTHFIAIGGAAMHNLALALHSKGYQVTGSDDAIFEPSKSRLEKKGLLPAEMGWFPEKITSDIEAVILGMHAKADNPELLKAQELGLKIYSYPEFLYEQSKNKTRVVIGGSHGKTTITSMILHVMHYHGINVDYMVGAQLEGFDTMVHLTEENDFIVLEGDEYLSSPMDRRPKFHLYQPNIALISGIAWDHINVFPTYENYVGQFEIFIQKITNGGILVYNENDPEVKRVAEAATNPIRKIAYQTPDYSVENGVTLLETPEGPMPIEVFGAHNLNNLAGAKWICQNMGVDEADFYEAIASFKGASKRLEKIAESKTKVAYKDFAHSPSKVAATTKAVKEQYPNRTLVACLELHTYSSLNAEFLKEYEGALNHADVAVVFYSPDAVKIKQLEEVTYDQIAQAFKRNDLIIYTNPEEFKNFLFNRDLENSALLLMSSGNYGGLNFDDVKGLIN, encoded by the coding sequence ATGCGTACACATTTTATAGCCATAGGTGGTGCTGCGATGCATAATTTAGCCTTAGCGCTGCATAGTAAAGGATATCAGGTAACCGGAAGCGATGATGCGATTTTCGAACCTTCAAAATCAAGATTAGAAAAGAAAGGGTTGTTGCCGGCAGAAATGGGCTGGTTTCCTGAAAAAATCACTTCTGATATCGAGGCAGTTATTTTAGGGATGCACGCTAAAGCCGATAACCCTGAGTTGTTGAAAGCTCAGGAATTAGGCTTGAAAATTTATTCCTATCCCGAATTCTTATACGAGCAATCGAAAAATAAGACTCGCGTAGTTATTGGGGGATCCCACGGGAAAACTACCATAACTTCTATGATTCTGCACGTTATGCATTATCACGGAATCAATGTGGATTATATGGTAGGGGCACAATTGGAAGGATTTGATACCATGGTGCATTTGACCGAAGAAAACGATTTTATCGTATTGGAAGGGGATGAGTACTTGTCTTCTCCGATGGACCGCCGACCAAAATTCCATCTGTACCAGCCGAATATCGCTTTGATTAGCGGAATTGCCTGGGATCATATCAACGTGTTTCCAACATATGAAAACTATGTGGGACAGTTTGAAATCTTCATCCAAAAAATTACAAACGGTGGTATTCTGGTATACAATGAAAACGATCCGGAAGTGAAACGTGTTGCGGAAGCGGCGACAAATCCAATCCGTAAAATTGCATACCAAACACCGGATTATTCGGTAGAAAACGGCGTGACACTTTTAGAAACTCCGGAAGGACCAATGCCGATTGAAGTTTTCGGTGCACACAACCTGAATAATTTAGCAGGAGCAAAATGGATTTGCCAGAACATGGGCGTTGATGAAGCGGATTTCTACGAGGCGATCGCCAGTTTTAAAGGGGCTTCCAAACGTTTGGAAAAAATTGCTGAAAGCAAAACGAAAGTCGCTTATAAGGATTTTGCACATTCGCCAAGTAAAGTAGCTGCAACAACCAAAGCGGTGAAAGAACAATATCCGAATCGTACATTGGTAGCATGTTTGGAGCTACATACCTACAGCAGTTTAAATGCCGAATTTTTAAAAGAATACGAAGGGGCATTGAATCATGCGGATGTTGCTGTGGTTTTCTATTCGCCTGACGCTGTTAAAATCAAACAGTTGGAAGAAGTGACTTACGATCAAATTGCACAGGCTTTTAAACGCAATGATTTGATTATTTACACCAATCCGGAAGAATTCAAGAACTTTTTATTTAATCGCGATTTAGAGAATTCGGCTTTGTTATTGATGAGTTCCGGAAATTACGGAGGTTTGAATTTTGACGACGTCAAAGGTTTGATCAACTAG
- a CDS encoding DUF1287 domain-containing protein, with amino-acid sequence MKVFKFLIIFLLLNSFTTSEKDFYEKLSDAALLLTKDKVTYDPSYIAIPYPNGDVPKNKGVCTDVVIRAYRKLGIDLQKEVHEDMKSNFSKYPNLKKWGLKTTDTNIDHRRVPILEVFFSRKGQILKITENPKDYKTGELVTWMINDKLPHIGIVTNKKSSDGKRPMIVHNVGAGQVLEDCLFSYKIVGHYKYPN; translated from the coding sequence ATGAAAGTTTTTAAATTTTTAATCATTTTCTTACTTTTAAATAGTTTCACAACATCTGAAAAAGATTTCTATGAAAAGCTGTCAGATGCAGCATTACTGCTCACCAAAGACAAAGTAACCTACGATCCCAGTTATATCGCTATCCCATATCCAAACGGAGACGTACCAAAAAACAAAGGTGTTTGCACCGATGTAGTGATTCGGGCTTATCGTAAATTAGGCATTGATTTACAGAAGGAAGTTCATGAAGACATGAAATCAAATTTTTCAAAATACCCGAATCTAAAAAAATGGGGACTAAAGACAACCGATACCAATATCGACCACAGAAGAGTCCCAATTTTAGAAGTGTTTTTTAGCAGAAAAGGACAAATATTGAAAATTACTGAAAATCCGAAAGATTATAAAACGGGAGAATTAGTCACCTGGATGATTAACGATAAACTTCCGCATATTGGAATTGTCACCAACAAAAAATCATCGGACGGAAAACGCCCGATGATTGTTCATAATGTGGGTGCCGGACAGGTTTTAGAGGACTGTTTGTTTTCCTATAAAATCGTTGGGCATTATAAATATCCTAACTAG
- the radC gene encoding RadC family protein has translation METTNFAIKYWAEDDRPREKLLLKGKSALSDAELIAILIGSGSRNESAVQLSKRILVSVDNNLNVLGKLSVKQLMNFKGIGEAKAISIVAAAELGRRRKSEESLELSKITSSKAVFEIMQPIVGELQHEEFWVLFLNNSNKVIYKAQISKGGITGTVVDTRVIYKMALEHNATSVILVHNHPSGTLIASEADKQITRKLKEAGKHLDILVLDHVIVTEKSYFSFADDGIL, from the coding sequence ATGGAAACAACAAACTTCGCAATAAAATATTGGGCTGAAGACGATAGACCACGTGAAAAATTACTACTTAAAGGCAAGTCTGCGCTAAGTGATGCCGAATTAATTGCCATTCTGATTGGCTCTGGAAGTCGTAATGAGAGTGCTGTTCAGCTTTCCAAGCGCATTTTAGTTTCGGTAGACAATAATCTGAACGTACTTGGAAAATTATCTGTAAAACAACTGATGAATTTCAAAGGTATTGGAGAAGCAAAAGCGATATCGATTGTAGCTGCCGCTGAATTAGGTCGCAGACGGAAATCCGAAGAAAGTCTTGAATTGTCCAAAATCACCTCAAGTAAAGCAGTTTTCGAAATCATGCAACCCATTGTCGGCGAATTGCAACACGAAGAATTCTGGGTATTGTTTCTGAATAATTCCAATAAAGTGATTTACAAAGCGCAAATCAGTAAGGGAGGAATCACGGGAACGGTTGTCGATACACGGGTTATCTACAAAATGGCTTTAGAACATAATGCAACTTCTGTTATCCTGGTACACAATCATCCTTCAGGGACTTTAATAGCCAGCGAAGCCGACAAACAGATTACCCGAAAATTAAAAGAAGCCGGCAAGCACCTCGATATTTTAGTATTGGATCATGTTATTGTTACTGAGAAAAGCTATTTCAGTTTTGCTGATGATGGGATTTTATAG
- a CDS encoding ABC transporter ATP-binding protein translates to MISTKRITFSYGKSMMFAFPDIVCNEGETLLVTGNSGVGKTTLLHLLGGLLRPESGEIAIDNIVINSFSERKLDHFRGQNIGLVLQQSHFIEAFTVLENVALASWLATGKQKIEKAKQLLEHLDLGNHLHKLPSQLSVGQQQRVSIARALINEPKLLLADEPTSSLDDENAFKVADLLEQLAEEFKTALVIVTHDSRLKGRFSNQISLS, encoded by the coding sequence ATGATAAGTACAAAAAGAATCACATTTTCATACGGTAAATCCATGATGTTTGCTTTTCCCGATATTGTTTGCAATGAGGGGGAAACATTGCTTGTAACAGGAAACTCTGGTGTTGGTAAAACCACATTGCTCCATCTGTTGGGAGGTTTACTACGTCCCGAATCGGGAGAGATTGCCATTGATAACATTGTGATTAACTCTTTTTCCGAACGTAAATTGGATCATTTTCGTGGACAAAATATCGGGTTAGTTTTGCAGCAATCTCATTTCATAGAAGCATTTACCGTCTTGGAAAACGTAGCTTTAGCCTCATGGCTGGCTACAGGAAAGCAAAAAATAGAAAAGGCGAAACAGCTTTTGGAACATTTAGATTTAGGTAATCATCTGCACAAATTGCCATCACAACTCAGCGTCGGGCAGCAGCAGCGTGTTTCTATTGCCAGAGCCTTAATCAACGAGCCGAAATTATTATTGGCTGACGAGCCGACTTCAAGTCTGGACGACGAAAATGCATTCAAAGTAGCTGATTTACTTGAGCAATTAGCTGAAGAATTCAAAACCGCCTTGGTAATCGTAACGCATGATTCGCGATTAAAAGGACGTTTTTCCAACCAAATTTCATTGTCATGA
- a CDS encoding ABC transporter permease: MIGKLAWRNTWFKPLSTVLSIILLMSSVAIITVLILLQKQFEEQFSSNADDIDLVLGAQGSPLQLILSSVYQMDAPTGNIDYTEAKTWMQNPFVKSAIPLAYGDNYLGFKILGTTPDYLAKFGGKVEKGKMFANTFEVVIGSEIADKLQLKVGDTFFGSHGDAKEGEKHEEAAYKVVGIASETGKVVDNLILSNVKSVWAMHDVHDHEEGEANHEAALNSDEGKEITAVLIKFRNKMGIVLWPRLIAQNAKMQAASPAIEINRLFTLFGIGLEALQYLAYGIMLISGISIFIALFNTLKERKYEFALLRIQGASRFQLLQAIIIESLVLCVIGFVFGTILGRVALLFISKSSDEEFKIAFNPLDFVWDKEGILLLVTIFVGLLAAIIPAIKAYQLNISKTLSNA, from the coding sequence ATGATAGGAAAGCTAGCATGGAGAAATACGTGGTTTAAACCGTTAAGTACAGTTTTGAGCATCATTTTGCTGATGTCGAGCGTTGCCATTATTACGGTTTTGATTTTACTGCAAAAGCAATTCGAAGAGCAGTTTTCCAGTAATGCCGACGATATTGATTTAGTGCTGGGTGCTCAGGGTAGTCCGTTGCAGTTAATTTTGTCATCTGTTTATCAGATGGATGCTCCAACAGGAAATATAGATTATACCGAAGCAAAAACATGGATGCAGAACCCGTTCGTGAAATCAGCCATTCCTTTGGCGTATGGGGATAATTATTTAGGGTTTAAGATTCTTGGAACCACACCCGATTATCTGGCTAAGTTTGGCGGAAAGGTCGAAAAAGGCAAAATGTTCGCAAATACTTTTGAAGTGGTTATTGGTAGTGAAATTGCGGATAAGTTGCAATTGAAAGTAGGTGATACTTTTTTTGGTTCCCACGGCGATGCAAAGGAAGGTGAAAAGCACGAGGAAGCTGCTTATAAGGTGGTGGGAATCGCTTCGGAAACCGGAAAAGTGGTCGATAATTTGATTCTTTCCAATGTTAAAAGTGTTTGGGCAATGCATGATGTGCATGATCATGAGGAAGGTGAAGCAAATCACGAGGCAGCACTGAATTCTGACGAAGGAAAGGAAATTACAGCCGTTCTGATTAAATTCCGGAATAAGATGGGAATTGTTCTGTGGCCGAGGCTGATCGCACAAAACGCCAAAATGCAGGCTGCTTCTCCGGCAATTGAAATCAACCGTCTGTTTACGCTTTTCGGCATTGGTTTGGAAGCATTGCAGTACCTGGCCTACGGGATCATGCTTATTTCCGGTATAAGTATTTTTATTGCCTTGTTCAATACGCTGAAAGAACGAAAATATGAGTTTGCTTTGCTGCGCATTCAGGGAGCGTCCCGTTTTCAGCTTTTGCAGGCTATCATTATTGAAAGTCTTGTTTTGTGTGTTATCGGATTTGTCTTTGGAACAATTCTTGGTAGGGTAGCATTGCTCTTTATTTCCAAATCATCAGATGAGGAATTTAAAATTGCTTTCAATCCGTTGGATTTTGTTTGGGATAAAGAAGGGATTTTGTTATTAGTAACTATATTTGTCGGACTTTTGGCGGCCATTATACCCGCAATAAAGGCGTACCAACTCAATATTTCAAAAACATTATCAAATGCGTAA
- a CDS encoding YjjG family noncanonical pyrimidine nucleotidase — translation MRFTNKTDIFFDLDHTLWDFERNSALTFKKVFAENSIAVDVEAFLKYYVPVNMKYWALYRDDKIDHVTLRFMRLKEVFDLVAFEINDDDIHLISEEYIKYLPMFNHLFDGALDVLEYLKPKYNLHIITNGFQEVQNGKLRNAKIEHYFDTVTNSELAGVKKPHPGIFEYALELAKAKKTTSLMIGDSLEADMEGAKNIGLDALFFNEARTEQQHDFPEIYHLSELKNIL, via the coding sequence ATGCGATTTACAAATAAGACCGACATTTTTTTTGATTTAGATCATACGCTTTGGGATTTTGAGCGTAATTCGGCACTGACATTTAAAAAGGTTTTTGCCGAGAACAGTATTGCTGTGGATGTAGAAGCGTTTCTTAAGTATTATGTTCCGGTAAATATGAAATATTGGGCATTGTACCGTGATGATAAAATCGATCATGTGACCCTTCGTTTTATGCGCCTTAAAGAAGTATTCGATTTGGTTGCTTTTGAAATAAATGATGACGATATTCATTTGATTTCTGAAGAATATATCAAATACCTTCCTATGTTTAACCATTTGTTTGATGGTGCCCTCGATGTTCTTGAGTATTTAAAGCCGAAGTACAATTTGCATATCATAACCAATGGATTTCAGGAAGTGCAAAACGGAAAGTTGAGAAATGCTAAAATTGAACATTATTTTGACACCGTGACCAATTCGGAACTGGCCGGAGTGAAAAAACCTCACCCAGGAATTTTTGAATATGCACTGGAGTTGGCTAAAGCCAAAAAAACAACAAGTCTGATGATAGGGGACAGCTTGGAAGCGGATATGGAAGGCGCCAAAAATATCGGTCTTGACGCTTTGTTTTTTAACGAAGCCCGAACAGAACAACAACATGATTTTCCAGAGATTTATCATCTTTCAGAATTAAAAAATATATTGTAG
- a CDS encoding replication-associated recombination protein A: MEAPLAERIRPKNLSEYISQSHLVGEQGSLTHQIARGMIPSLILWGPPGTGKTTLAQIMAEESKRPFYTLSAINSGVKDIRDVIDKAKQSGGLFTAKNPILFIDEIHRFSKSQQDSLLAAVEKGWVTLIGATTENPSFEVIPALLSRCQVYILNAFSKEDLEALLHRAMETDVILKTKDIQLKETEALLRLSGGDGRKLLNIFELIVNASDSDSIEITNEKVMQLVQKNTVLYDKTGEQHYDIVSAFIKSIRGSDPNGAVYWLARMIEGGEDVKFIARRMLILASEDIGNANPTALIMANNTFQAVTTIGYPESRIILSQCAVYLATSAKSNASYMAIGNAQQIVKQTGDLPVPLHLRNAPTKLMKELGYGDEYKYSHDFPNNFAEQEFLPEALSNTTFYEPGNNARERELRQFLKNRWNDKYGY; this comes from the coding sequence ATGGAAGCACCTTTAGCCGAGCGCATTCGTCCGAAGAATTTATCGGAATACATCAGTCAGTCGCATTTAGTGGGTGAACAAGGTTCGCTGACCCACCAGATTGCCCGTGGAATGATTCCGTCCCTGATTTTATGGGGACCTCCCGGAACAGGAAAGACTACATTGGCGCAGATTATGGCAGAGGAAAGCAAACGTCCATTTTACACGTTAAGCGCTATCAACTCGGGCGTTAAAGATATTCGCGATGTGATTGACAAAGCCAAACAGAGTGGCGGATTGTTCACGGCTAAAAACCCGATTTTATTCATTGATGAGATTCACCGATTCAGCAAATCACAGCAGGATTCCTTACTGGCCGCGGTTGAAAAAGGATGGGTTACGTTAATCGGTGCCACTACTGAAAACCCAAGTTTCGAAGTTATTCCCGCTTTATTGTCAAGATGTCAGGTCTATATCCTGAATGCCTTTTCAAAAGAAGATCTGGAAGCGCTGCTGCACCGCGCTATGGAAACCGACGTTATCCTAAAAACGAAAGATATCCAACTCAAGGAAACCGAAGCTTTGTTACGGCTTTCCGGCGGAGACGGGCGAAAACTGCTCAATATTTTCGAACTGATCGTGAATGCCTCCGATTCGGATTCGATTGAAATCACCAACGAAAAGGTAATGCAGTTAGTACAGAAAAATACGGTATTATATGACAAAACCGGTGAACAGCATTACGACATCGTATCGGCATTTATAAAATCAATACGCGGAAGCGACCCAAACGGAGCGGTTTATTGGCTGGCCCGAATGATTGAAGGCGGTGAAGATGTAAAATTCATTGCCCGAAGAATGCTCATCCTAGCTTCGGAAGATATCGGAAACGCTAACCCAACGGCATTGATAATGGCCAATAACACTTTTCAGGCGGTAACCACCATCGGCTATCCGGAAAGCCGGATTATTCTGAGTCAATGCGCCGTTTATCTGGCCACTTCTGCAAAAAGCAATGCGAGCTATATGGCTATTGGCAACGCGCAACAAATAGTAAAGCAAACGGGAGATCTACCGGTTCCGTTGCATCTGCGCAACGCTCCTACTAAACTAATGAAGGAATTGGGCTATGGTGATGAATACAAATACTCACATGATTTTCCCAACAATTTTGCGGAACAGGAATTCTTGCCGGAAGCACTTTCCAATACCACTTTTTACGAACCGGGAAACAATGCCCGAGAACGCGAATTACGTCAGTTTTTAAAAAATCGATGGAACGATAAGTACGGGTACTAA